In a genomic window of Pararge aegeria chromosome 7, ilParAegt1.1, whole genome shotgun sequence:
- the LOC120625387 gene encoding helicostatins: protein MPRQRHRYESTMLYTTLVIILVIGAAVGVPEATRNDQVTHDRPDQLEAIQDPAPDDVVQMEKRSPHYDFGLGKRAYSYVSEYKRLPVYNFGLGKRSRPYSFGLGKRSIDVDQTEEFPNEMDQGSYDVFDQYDDTPAYEVKRARPYSFGLGKRLSQDEDPEEKRARTYDFGLGKRPHMYNFGLGKRARNYNFGLGKRLVSKFNFGLGKRQRDLHRFSFGLGKRSVDMTYDENDNYLDV from the exons AATGCTCTACACTACTCTAGTCATCATCCTAGTCATCGGCGCGGCTGTGGGCGTGCCCGAAGCCACCCGGAATGATCAGGTCACCCACGACCGCCCCGACCAGCTCGAGGCCATACAAGACCCCGCACCAGATGACGTGGTGCAAATGGAGAAGAGATCTCCCCACTATGACTTCGGGTTGGGCAAACGCGCCTACAGCTACGTCTCAGAGTACAAGAGACTGCCTGTCTATAACTTTGGATTGGGGAAAAG atCACGTCCGTACTCTTTCGGTCTAGGCAAGCGTTCCATCGACGTGGACCAAACTGAAGAGTTTCCCAACGAAATGGACCAGGGGTCTTACGACGTATTCGACCAGTACGATGATACACCAG CTTATGAAGTAAAGCGAGCCCGCCCCTACAGTTTCGGTCTTGGCAAGAGGTTATCACAGGACGAGGACCCCGAGGAGAAACGCGCAAGGACCTACGATTTCGGCCTCGGCAAGCGACCGCATATGTACAATTTCGGTCTCGGCAAACGCGCTAGAAACTACAACTTTGGTCTTGGGAAACGCCTTGTAAGCAAATTCAATTTCGGCCTTGGAAAACGGCAGAGGGACCTGCACAGGTTCAGTTTCGGCTTGGGCAAGAGGTCCGTGGATATGACATACGACGAAAACGACAACTATCTCGATGTTTAG